From the genome of Eucalyptus grandis isolate ANBG69807.140 chromosome 2, ASM1654582v1, whole genome shotgun sequence, one region includes:
- the LOC104435435 gene encoding uncharacterized protein LOC104435435, with the protein MQRGRKASSPEGKKRPDWLSDLLRCGFFGSCNRHCEMPRSEQRLYCMDCNLAICKHCAADDHGHHPRLHIVKYKCDNAVRVQDMRSYFNCSEIKSYIINEDKVVLISPRSPSETSEQPKNCRSCAACGVSIQRSSDTFCSIACKASFKPTDQQEKAINEGSRKESSTITLHSGKEESCSSPDNARNARGDEPRQSFRPRHRLLKRKGIPHRAPFF; encoded by the exons ATGCAGAGAGGACGAAAAGCTTCTTCGCCTGAAGGAAAGAAGAGGCCGGATTGGCTGAGCGATCTCCTGCGGTGCGGCTTCTTTGGCTCGTGCAACCGCCACTGCGAGATGCCGAGGAGCGAGCAGAGGCTCTACTGCATGGACTGCAACCTCGCGATCTGCAAGCACTGCGCCGCCGACGACCATGGACACCACCCTCGTCTTCACATCGTCAAGTACAAGTGCGACAACGCGGTTCGCGTCCAGGACATGCGCAGCTATTTCAACTGCTCCGAAATTAAG TCATACATAATCAACGAGGACAAAGTGGTGCTGATAAGTCCGCGATCTCCATCGGAGACGTCGGAGCAACCCAAGAACTGCCGTTCCTGCGCAGCTTGCGGCGTATCCATCCAACGCTCGTCTGATACCTTCTGTTCCATCGCTTGCAAG GCTTCGTTCAAGCCGACGGACCAGCAAGAGAAGGCCATCAACGAGGGCTCTCGGAAAGAAAGCAGCACTATCACATTGCACAGCGGGAAGGAGGAGTCGTGCAGCAGCCCCGATAATGCTCGCAATGCTCGGGGCGACGAGCCGAGGCAGTCGTTCAGGCCGAGGCACCGCTTGCTGAAGAGGAAAGGGATTCCTCACAGGGCTCCCTTCTTTTGA